From one Streptomyces chromofuscus genomic stretch:
- a CDS encoding serpin family protein, with product MRIARATTQAVNGLTARWAGTVTDGTAFSAAGVWPLLAFLADGAGGAARAELADALGLPADHAAGAARELLTAMEAMPGLNSALGLWTKRTLELKEAWETGLPAEAHGVLTGDLGADRAVLDTWAGKRTGGLIERMPVELTDGTAMVLASAMALRTDWLRPFEEMPLWPTDGPWRGRTLVGLNRRSALLDRVGVADTPDGCVTELKVLGGHGVSVHLLLGEERMTPGQVLTAGVDILAGRHTVVPGPRLPYGDAGPGLRVEETWCVTPQPPTLSVRTVAYDVTAEHDLLEAHRLFGLTTARDATRGHFPGVSDSPLAVGSARQSALARFGALGFRAGAVTAVAMVAGGGIPELRYVTTLARATFDRPFGFLALDRRTRLVLAAGWVTDPKPYREDETSDQW from the coding sequence ATGCGGATTGCGCGGGCCACGACGCAGGCGGTGAACGGGCTGACGGCCCGCTGGGCCGGGACCGTCACGGACGGCACGGCCTTCTCGGCGGCCGGGGTGTGGCCCCTGCTCGCCTTCCTCGCGGACGGGGCCGGGGGTGCGGCGCGGGCGGAGCTGGCGGACGCGCTGGGCCTGCCCGCGGACCACGCCGCCGGGGCCGCACGGGAGTTGCTCACCGCCATGGAAGCGATGCCGGGCCTGAACTCGGCCCTGGGCCTGTGGACGAAGCGCACGCTGGAGTTGAAGGAGGCCTGGGAGACGGGGCTGCCCGCGGAGGCGCACGGGGTGCTCACCGGGGACCTCGGGGCCGACCGGGCGGTGCTGGACACGTGGGCGGGCAAGCGCACGGGCGGGCTGATCGAGCGTATGCCGGTCGAGCTCACGGACGGCACCGCGATGGTCCTGGCGAGTGCGATGGCCCTGCGGACGGACTGGCTGCGGCCCTTCGAGGAGATGCCGCTGTGGCCGACCGACGGGCCCTGGAGGGGTCGGACCCTCGTGGGCCTGAACCGCCGGAGCGCCCTGCTGGACCGGGTCGGCGTCGCCGACACACCCGACGGTTGCGTCACCGAGCTGAAAGTACTGGGCGGCCACGGCGTCAGCGTCCATCTGCTGCTGGGCGAGGAGCGGATGACACCGGGTCAGGTGCTGACGGCGGGCGTGGACATCCTCGCGGGACGGCACACCGTGGTGCCGGGGCCCCGGCTGCCGTACGGGGACGCGGGGCCGGGCCTGCGCGTCGAGGAGACGTGGTGCGTCACCCCGCAGCCGCCGACGCTCTCCGTGCGGACGGTGGCGTACGACGTGACGGCCGAGCACGATCTATTGGAGGCGCACCGCCTGTTCGGGCTGACGACGGCGCGGGACGCCACGCGAGGCCACTTCCCCGGTGTCAGCGACAGCCCATTGGCCGTCGGTTCGGCCCGGCAGTCCGCGCTGGCGCGGTTCGGCGCACTGGGATTCCGGGCCGGAGCGGTGACGGCGGTCGCCATGGTGGCGGGTGGCGGGATACCCGAGCTCCGTTACGTGACCACCCTGGCCCGTGCCACCTTCGACCGGCCCTTCGGCTTCCTCGCCCTCGACCGCCGTACGCGTCTCGTCCTCGCGGCGGGCTGGGTCACGGACCCGAAGCCCTACCGCGAGGACGAGACGAGCGATCAGTGGTGA
- a CDS encoding DUF4190 domain-containing protein → MSIPPPPGPQQPQDPHGPYGPYQAPQAQGPYGGQGPYGGQGPYGAQPPNGAWGPYPPAGLPPVNGVAIAALVLGILCFLPAVGLVLGLIALRQIKRKGERGKGMAVTGAVLSTVGLVLLSLSLSTGAVSAFWEGFKEGARDSAVVSPNKGECFNQPSGSLEGETYDVDVVPCSGKHDGEVFATVTLPGGTFPGDDHITKVADDKCYALESEYAMDSWALPDDVDVYYLTPTRDSWSLGDREITCLFGNTDEKGSLTGSLRNDETTLGADQVVHLDAARAIDAVLAEEPEAFPEEDLAANRVWARDVHEVLLVQAAALEAHTWPADAEQPMAALVTELESARDEWEKAADAGDADTFYTHYDEAYGFYDSPTTVAAREALGLDTTPPADESAEAAPDTDV, encoded by the coding sequence GTGTCCATACCCCCGCCCCCCGGGCCCCAGCAACCGCAGGACCCTCATGGCCCCTACGGTCCGTACCAGGCTCCGCAGGCCCAGGGTCCGTACGGCGGCCAGGGTCCGTACGGCGGCCAGGGTCCGTACGGGGCTCAGCCGCCGAACGGGGCGTGGGGCCCGTACCCGCCGGCTGGGCTGCCGCCGGTCAACGGCGTCGCGATCGCCGCCCTCGTGCTCGGCATCCTCTGCTTCCTGCCCGCCGTCGGGCTGGTGCTCGGCCTGATCGCGCTGCGGCAGATCAAACGCAAGGGGGAGCGCGGCAAGGGCATGGCGGTCACCGGGGCCGTGCTGTCGACCGTCGGGCTGGTGCTGCTGTCGCTGTCGCTCTCGACGGGCGCCGTGTCCGCCTTCTGGGAGGGCTTCAAGGAGGGCGCGCGGGACAGCGCGGTCGTCTCGCCGAACAAGGGGGAGTGCTTCAACCAGCCCAGTGGGTCGTTGGAGGGGGAGACGTACGACGTCGACGTGGTGCCCTGCTCCGGCAAGCACGACGGCGAGGTGTTCGCCACCGTCACCCTGCCCGGCGGCACGTTCCCCGGCGACGACCACATCACGAAGGTCGCCGACGACAAGTGCTACGCGCTCGAGAGCGAGTACGCCATGGACAGCTGGGCCCTGCCCGACGACGTCGACGTGTACTACCTGACGCCGACCCGGGACAGTTGGAGCCTCGGCGACCGGGAGATCACCTGCCTGTTCGGCAACACCGACGAGAAGGGCAGCCTGACCGGTTCGCTGCGCAACGACGAGACCACCCTCGGCGCGGACCAGGTCGTCCATCTCGACGCGGCCCGCGCCATCGACGCCGTGCTGGCCGAGGAGCCCGAGGCGTTCCCCGAGGAGGACCTGGCGGCGAACCGGGTCTGGGCACGGGACGTCCACGAGGTGCTCCTCGTGCAGGCCGCGGCGCTGGAGGCCCACACCTGGCCCGCGGACGCCGAACAGCCCATGGCCGCCCTGGTGACGGAGCTGGAGTCGGCCCGGGACGAGTGGGAGAAGGCGGCGGACGCGGGCGACGCGGACACCTTCTACACGCACTACGACGAGGCCTACGGGTTCTACGACAGCCCCACCACCGTCGCGGCGCGCGAGGCCCTGGGACTGGACACCACCCCGCCCGCCGACGAGTCCGCTGAGGCCGCCCCGGACACGGACGTGTGA
- a CDS encoding S8 family peptidase, whose product MAVMRTPHRTTRRRLPAIGALTSAALAAGLVSALPAGAAPAAEGRIQYEGAANAVADSYIVTLKADQARSGTAEGRALAKKYGATIERTYTKALNGYAIEADADEAKRLAADPAVASVVQNRTFTIAATQPSPPSWGLDRVDQRNLPLNNSYTYPDSAGQGVTAYVIDTGVRITHSDFGGRASYGYDAVDNDNTAQDGHGHGTHVAGTVAGGAYGVAKKANVVGVRVLNNSGSGTTAQVVAGIDWVARNAVKPAVANMSLGGGADTAIDTAVRNAIGTGVTFAVAAGNETTNASTRSPARVTEAITVGATTSTDAKASYSNYGSVLDLFAPGSSITSAWNTGDSATNTISGTSMATPHVAGAAALYLAANPTATPAQVSTALTSAATPNVVTSPGSGSPNLLLYVGGGTPTPPGPRFENTGDYAIADNATVESPVTVTGVSGNAPSALAVEVHIVHTYIGDLQVQLIAPDGTAYTLKGYGTGGSADNIDTTYTVNASSEVAGGTWKLRVSDNARYDTGRIDAWALQF is encoded by the coding sequence ATGGCAGTGATGCGTACTCCCCACCGCACCACCCGGCGAAGACTGCCTGCGATCGGCGCCCTGACCAGCGCGGCGCTCGCCGCGGGCCTCGTCTCCGCCCTGCCCGCCGGGGCGGCCCCGGCGGCCGAAGGCCGCATCCAGTACGAGGGCGCGGCGAACGCCGTCGCCGACAGCTACATCGTGACCCTCAAGGCGGACCAGGCCCGCTCGGGCACCGCCGAGGGGCGCGCGCTGGCCAAGAAGTACGGCGCCACCATCGAGCGTACGTACACCAAGGCCCTGAACGGTTACGCGATCGAGGCCGACGCGGACGAGGCGAAACGTCTCGCCGCCGACCCGGCCGTCGCCTCCGTCGTCCAGAACCGCACCTTCACCATCGCCGCGACCCAGCCCAGCCCGCCCTCCTGGGGCCTGGACCGCGTCGACCAGCGCAACCTCCCGCTCAACAACTCGTACACCTACCCGGACAGCGCCGGGCAGGGCGTCACGGCGTACGTCATCGACACGGGCGTGCGCATCACCCACAGCGACTTCGGCGGCCGCGCCTCCTACGGCTACGACGCCGTCGACAACGACAACACCGCCCAGGACGGCCACGGCCACGGCACCCATGTCGCCGGCACGGTCGCCGGCGGCGCCTACGGCGTCGCCAAGAAGGCGAACGTCGTCGGCGTCCGAGTGCTCAACAACTCCGGCTCCGGCACGACCGCGCAGGTCGTCGCCGGCATCGACTGGGTCGCCCGGAACGCGGTCAAGCCGGCCGTCGCCAACATGTCCCTCGGCGGCGGCGCGGACACGGCCATCGACACCGCCGTGCGCAACGCCATCGGCACCGGCGTCACCTTCGCCGTCGCCGCCGGCAACGAAACCACCAACGCCTCGACCAGGTCGCCCGCGCGCGTGACGGAGGCGATCACCGTCGGCGCCACCACCAGCACCGACGCCAAGGCGAGCTACTCCAACTACGGCTCGGTCCTCGACCTGTTCGCCCCCGGCTCGTCCATCACGTCCGCCTGGAACACGGGCGACTCGGCCACCAACACCATCTCCGGCACGTCGATGGCGACCCCGCACGTCGCCGGAGCGGCGGCGCTCTACCTGGCCGCCAACCCCACGGCCACGCCCGCCCAGGTGTCCACCGCGCTGACGTCCGCGGCCACCCCCAACGTCGTCACGAGCCCCGGCTCCGGCTCGCCCAACCTCCTGCTGTACGTCGGCGGCGGCACCCCCACGCCTCCCGGCCCGCGCTTCGAGAACACCGGGGACTACGCCATCGCCGACAACGCCACGGTCGAGTCCCCGGTGACGGTCACCGGCGTCTCCGGCAACGCGCCCTCCGCGCTCGCCGTCGAGGTCCACATCGTCCACACCTACATCGGTGACCTCCAGGTGCAGCTGATCGCCCCCGACGGCACGGCGTACACGCTCAAGGGCTACGGCACCGGCGGCAGTGCGGACAACATCGACACCACGTACACCGTCAACGCCTCCTCCGAGGTCGCAGGCGGCACGTGGAAGCTGAGGGTCAGCGACAACGCGCGCTACGACACCGGACGCATCGACGCCTGGGCGCTGCAGTTCTGA
- a CDS encoding SDR family NAD(P)-dependent oxidoreductase: MNKVWLITGASSGFGRALTEAALAAGDVVVGAARRTDALDGLVAAHPDRMEAFRLDVTDVLAVDAAVRDVVARHGRIDVLVNNAGRTHVGAFEETADDELRALFDVHVLGPAALVRAVLPHMRERRSGAIVQMSSVGGQMSFAGFSAYSGTKFALEGMSEALADEVSDVGIKVLIVEPGAFRTSLFEGGRAGFSADSGVYEKVSRTRAYVSGGDGTQAGDPAKAAALIRAALDAERTPLRLPLGDDSVTAVLDHLDQVRADVTAWEERTRDTAFDE, from the coding sequence ATGAACAAGGTCTGGCTGATCACGGGGGCGAGCAGCGGTTTCGGGCGGGCGCTCACCGAGGCGGCGCTCGCCGCCGGTGACGTGGTGGTCGGCGCCGCCCGGCGCACCGACGCGCTGGACGGCCTGGTCGCGGCCCACCCCGACCGGATGGAGGCGTTCCGGCTGGACGTCACCGACGTCCTCGCCGTCGACGCCGCCGTACGGGACGTCGTCGCCCGGCACGGACGCATCGACGTCCTCGTCAACAATGCCGGCCGCACTCACGTCGGCGCCTTCGAGGAGACGGCCGACGACGAACTGCGCGCCCTGTTCGACGTGCACGTCCTGGGTCCCGCGGCGCTGGTGCGCGCCGTGCTGCCGCACATGCGCGAACGGCGGTCGGGCGCGATCGTGCAGATGAGCAGCGTGGGCGGGCAGATGTCGTTCGCGGGCTTCTCGGCGTACAGCGGGACGAAGTTCGCCCTGGAGGGCATGTCGGAGGCGCTCGCCGACGAGGTGTCCGACGTGGGCATCAAGGTGCTGATCGTGGAGCCGGGGGCGTTTCGGACCTCGCTGTTCGAGGGCGGCCGAGCCGGGTTCAGCGCCGACAGCGGGGTGTACGAGAAGGTGAGCCGGACGCGGGCGTACGTCTCCGGCGGTGACGGCACCCAGGCCGGCGACCCGGCGAAGGCGGCGGCGCTCATCCGTGCCGCGCTGGACGCCGAACGCACGCCGCTGCGCCTGCCGCTCGGCGACGACTCGGTGACCGCCGTGCTGGACCACCTGGACCAGGTGCGGGCCGACGTCACGGCGTGGGAGGAGCGGACCCGGGACACCGCGTTCGACGAGTGA
- a CDS encoding chaplin yields MIAVVAASGAMVMALPVSAALAADGAGADGTTVGSPGLASGNTIQIPVDVPVNVCGNTVDVVGLLNPAAGNTCANKGAAKAGGVKDDDSSAQSGGSAAGGSTEATGGSATSGGASAEALTSDSPGLIAGNGIQLPVDLPVNVSGNSVNVAGLGNPVFGNESVNGPGTETLQPPSTPAANTPAPKPPVTDTPAPKPQAPESPTISRSQPSPHLGTPTLAHTGADLTATAVAGSAALLVTGATLYRRYRPGRNH; encoded by the coding sequence GTGATTGCCGTCGTCGCCGCTTCCGGCGCGATGGTCATGGCACTCCCGGTGTCCGCCGCGCTCGCGGCCGACGGAGCCGGCGCCGACGGCACGACGGTCGGCTCGCCCGGGCTGGCCTCCGGCAACACCATCCAGATCCCGGTGGACGTGCCGGTGAACGTCTGCGGCAACACGGTGGACGTCGTCGGACTGCTCAACCCGGCCGCGGGCAACACCTGCGCCAACAAGGGCGCGGCGAAGGCCGGTGGTGTGAAGGACGACGACAGTTCGGCGCAGAGCGGCGGATCGGCGGCCGGTGGCAGTACGGAGGCCACCGGCGGATCGGCGACGTCCGGCGGGGCATCGGCCGAGGCCCTCACCTCGGATTCGCCCGGGCTGATCGCAGGCAACGGCATCCAGCTCCCCGTCGACCTGCCGGTGAACGTTTCCGGCAACAGTGTCAACGTGGCCGGCCTGGGCAACCCGGTCTTCGGGAACGAGTCGGTCAACGGGCCCGGGACCGAGACCCTCCAGCCACCGAGCACCCCGGCTGCGAACACCCCGGCGCCGAAGCCCCCGGTCACGGACACCCCGGCCCCGAAGCCCCAGGCCCCGGAGTCTCCCACGATCTCCCGATCCCAGCCGAGCCCGCACCTGGGGACGCCCACGCTGGCCCACACCGGAGCGGACCTCACGGCCACCGCTGTGGCCGGCAGCGCCGCGCTCCTCGTCACGGGCGCGACCCTGTACCGCCGCTACCGCCCGGGCCGCAATCACTGA